A region of Salvelinus alpinus chromosome 6, SLU_Salpinus.1, whole genome shotgun sequence DNA encodes the following proteins:
- the LOC139578211 gene encoding prosaposin receptor GPR37-like isoform X3, with protein sequence MRRMAVKKVSSLGVTTFTLCALCIDRLRAATNAQMYYEMIENCASTAAKLAVIWIGALLLALPELLIHQLVTEDGEPPDVTPCQRCVVRISTDLPDTLYVLGLTYDGARLWWYFGCYFCLPTLFTIGSSLVTARKIQQAERACVRGNKKQLQLENQMNCTVVALAILYGFCIIPENICNIVTVYMAAGVPRRTLDILHLVSQLLLFCKSAVTPVLLFCLYQPFSRAFLDCCCCCCNECGPPRSSTTATTSEENEHECTTTDLELSPFSTIHREASSSYTTVGTHC encoded by the coding sequence GTCTCCTCCCTCGGGGTCACCACCTTCACCCTGTGTGCTTTGTGCATTGACCGCCTTCGCGCCGCCACCAACGCCCAGATGTATTACGAGATGATTGAAAACTGCGCCTCCACGGCCGCCAAGCTGGCCGTTATCTGGATCGGGGCTCTCCTATTGGCCCTGCCAGAGCTCCTGATCCACCAGCTGGTCACTGAAGATGGCGAGCCTCCGGATGTGACGCCCTGCCAGCGCTGCGTGGTTCGTATCTCCACCGACCTCCCCGACACGCTCTACGTGCTGGGCCTGACCTATGACGGAGCCCGCCTCTGGTGGTATTTTGGCTGCTACTTCTGCCTGCCAACGCTGTTCACCATCGGCAGCTCCCTGGTGACCGCCCGTAAAATCCAGCAGGCCGAGCGGGCCTGTGTGCGTGGCAACAAGAAGCAGCTCCAGCTGGAGAACCAGATGAACTGCACGGTTGTGGCGTTGGCCATCCTCTACGGCTTCTGCATCATCCCTGAGAACATCTGTAACATCGTTACAGTCTACATGGCAGCGGGTGTGCCCAGACGGACCCTGGACATTCTCCACCTGGTCAGCCAGCTGCTGTTGTTCTGTAAGTCGGCGGTGACACCCGTCCTGCTGTTCTGCCTGTACCAGCCCTTCAGCCGGGCCTTCCtggactgctgctgctgctgctgtaacgAGTGCGGCCCTCCCAGGTCTTCCACCACCGCCACCACCAGCGAGGAGAACGAGCACGAGTGCACCACCACCGACCTGGAGCTGTCACCATTCAGCACCATCCACAGGGAGGcatcctcctcctacaccacCGTGGGGACCCACTGCtga
- the LOC139578211 gene encoding prosaposin receptor GPR37-like isoform X2, with protein MRSCVHLTLLQSVIYSEAQTKFKHTLLHMVSSLGVTTFTLCALCIDRLRAATNAQMYYEMIENCASTAAKLAVIWIGALLLALPELLIHQLVTEDGEPPDVTPCQRCVVRISTDLPDTLYVLGLTYDGARLWWYFGCYFCLPTLFTIGSSLVTARKIQQAERACVRGNKKQLQLENQMNCTVVALAILYGFCIIPENICNIVTVYMAAGVPRRTLDILHLVSQLLLFCKSAVTPVLLFCLYQPFSRAFLDCCCCCCNECGPPRSSTTATTSEENEHECTTTDLELSPFSTIHREASSSYTTVGTHC; from the coding sequence GTCTCCTCCCTCGGGGTCACCACCTTCACCCTGTGTGCTTTGTGCATTGACCGCCTTCGCGCCGCCACCAACGCCCAGATGTATTACGAGATGATTGAAAACTGCGCCTCCACGGCCGCCAAGCTGGCCGTTATCTGGATCGGGGCTCTCCTATTGGCCCTGCCAGAGCTCCTGATCCACCAGCTGGTCACTGAAGATGGCGAGCCTCCGGATGTGACGCCCTGCCAGCGCTGCGTGGTTCGTATCTCCACCGACCTCCCCGACACGCTCTACGTGCTGGGCCTGACCTATGACGGAGCCCGCCTCTGGTGGTATTTTGGCTGCTACTTCTGCCTGCCAACGCTGTTCACCATCGGCAGCTCCCTGGTGACCGCCCGTAAAATCCAGCAGGCCGAGCGGGCCTGTGTGCGTGGCAACAAGAAGCAGCTCCAGCTGGAGAACCAGATGAACTGCACGGTTGTGGCGTTGGCCATCCTCTACGGCTTCTGCATCATCCCTGAGAACATCTGTAACATCGTTACAGTCTACATGGCAGCGGGTGTGCCCAGACGGACCCTGGACATTCTCCACCTGGTCAGCCAGCTGCTGTTGTTCTGTAAGTCGGCGGTGACACCCGTCCTGCTGTTCTGCCTGTACCAGCCCTTCAGCCGGGCCTTCCtggactgctgctgctgctgctgtaacgAGTGCGGCCCTCCCAGGTCTTCCACCACCGCCACCACCAGCGAGGAGAACGAGCACGAGTGCACCACCACCGACCTGGAGCTGTCACCATTCAGCACCATCCACAGGGAGGcatcctcctcctacaccacCGTGGGGACCCACTGCtga